GTAAAAAGCTTAACCTACCTAAGGAATAAGTTGCTCTAATTTCTTGCTTTTACAAGTTTGAGTTTTTAGAGATGCAAATAGTTGAGAACAGTATGAGCTATAGTTTCATTTCCATCCTTAGCAATGGGTTGCGACTGCTTTGGTTGATTTGGCGCTTTGTTGAGGAAATCCCAAGTCCCTTGGAAAAACTCAGATGGAGTCAGGATTTGATGCTGATTATAATTGGCAATACCTTCTAATAAAAAAGCCGCTTCCGCAAAGTCTTCACGAGTCATTGAAACAATTGGAACTCCTAAACGTGTAGCTTCCGCAAAAGTACTGAAACCAGGTTTAGAAACAACTCGCCCACAAATGGGCATAAAATCAACAGGGCGGTACTTGTGGTCAGTGACTGGTACTATGTTTGGCAAATCAGGGGCAGATTTATCAAAGGTGATAAATTGCCAATCGAGAAATTGCTTCAGGTTATCGTAGGGAATTTGTTGCAAACCCAAGCCACCAAAGGTGAGTAAGATAGTTTTTTCTTTTGGTGCTGTAATTCCCCATGTGGATCTTACTTCTTCAGGAGTGTAACGAGGAGAACCGCCTGTTAAGCCCACATCTGTCATATTTCTGAATGCTTGCATCGGTTCATGGAACGGAAGACGGAACAGGCAATCGCACTTCGAGTAGCAATGACTAATCCAATCGGCAATGTCTATAAAACTACCGCCCCAATCTCGGTAGATCAAGTCCCAGCCAAAGTTACTCATCATCCAACAAGGTATATCAGCTGCTTTGGCAATTTCACAAGCCAGGAAGGGGACATCTGCCAAGATAAGATTGACGCGATTTTGACGGATAAAGTTGACTTCAGAAGCAATGATAGAATTTTGATTTTTCTTAATATCAAGTAATTTTTCTAAAGTTGCAGCCTTATCCATTGTCAAGCTATCTGCTTGCACCACACCTAAATCCATCGCACGGGGACGCTGGATAAAATCTCCTTCTATGTAGCACTCTAGCAACCATCGTGGTGCTGTAGTCACCATTATGAGCAGGACTTCGGGACATAATTTTTGGATTGTCGCAGCAACGGCTGCGGTACGGGTCGCATGACCAAAGCCGTGATTGGTGATTGCTATATATAAAATTGGTCTATCCATTATGAATTGTTAGTTGTTAGTTATTAGTGGATAGTTGTCTACTAACCACTATCTACTACCTACTACCCACTTTCTACTTCTTACATTTGACAAAATCGTTGAATTCCTTCAACTAGCTGGTCAATTTCCGATTCTAGAGTAAAATAGTGAACACAGGCACGTACGCAATCTGGATCGGCTATTGTCCGAGTAAATAACCCTTGTGACTCCAAAAAAACGACGAGTTGGCGACTAGCGTCAGGTGTTTGAGTTGTGAGTTCAAATGAAACTAAACCGCTTTCTGGCGGGGAAGTTCGCAAACATTTAACATCGGATATCGTCTGTAACTGTCGCCACAGATACTCACTTTTGCGGCAAATTTGCTGGTAACGTTCTTCTGCGGTTCCCCATTGCTGATGAACTGTGATCGCCTCCCTGAAACCTGTGTAAAGTGGATAGTTGGATGTCGCCACTTCATAGCGTTGCCCATCTGGTTGCCAATCTACAGGCTTTGCTTTACTGTCAGAAATAACACCGCGCCAACCGATAAATGTCGGTTTCAAGCTGTCTCGCACTTCAGGTCGGACGTACAAACCTCCCACACCACCTGGACCGCATAGCCATTTATGACCCGTAAAGGCGTAAAAATCAGCCCCCAATTCAGTAAGATTTAAAGACATTGAGCCTACAGACTGAGCTGCATCTATTAAAAGTCTCACCGAGTGAAATAGGCATAATTCAGCTATTTTGTCAATAGGCAAAACTTGACCTGTATTCCAAAGAACGTGACTCAGTATCACAAGGCGAGTATTTGGAAGTAAGTGTTGAGCAATGACGTCAACGGGGTTGCCTTCGTTTAAAGTTGCCATTAAAGGGCAAGTGGTGACAACAACCGCGAATCTACGCGCAATTTCCTGAGCAGTTGCTATGATACCTGGGTGTTCGCAGTCTGAGAGCAGAATGTGGTCGCCAGAGCGCCAATCAAGACCCCACATGGCAATATTACAGCCGACGGTGACATCTTCAGTTAAGGTGATTGTTTGAGCTGGTACACTTAACTCAGAGGCGATCGCATTTCTCGCAGCTTTTGCCTCCTGTACTATCCACCGATTCACCTCAGTACCAAAAGGACCTATTTGCTGAATGTAAGCTTGCGCGTGAGTGATTGCATCCAAAGCCGTTTGTGGCATTGGTCCTTGACCGCCGTAGTTAAAATATGTCTTATTTACCAAACCTGGAAATAGCTGTCTATGGTGATGCAACTTGGTAGGTGATGCAGAAATACTAGTCATCGGTTATCAAGATATTTAGTCATGACATTGACATATAGTTATTCTCCCCCACTCTTCCCATATCCCCACCTCATCTCCTCCACTTCACCAAAAAGAGTGCAAAATGACATCAACTTTAGTTATTTGGGTCACTGCCAGAAAGTGCTCATTTTTGTTACCTTAAAAGAATGTTAATTAATGCTGAACTACTGCTGCAATATCAACGCTGCAAGCGCCGACCTTTTTTAGACATTCACGGTGACAAAAGTTGGCGAGAGAATGGGAATGACTTATTGCTGAAACTGTACCAGGACAAAGTTGCTCATCAGATGAGTGTTTTGACACAGTTTACATATCAGCAACCACAATATCGACACGGACGTTGGAAGGCGGGAGAAGCAGCGACTTTAGAGTTGATGCAGCAGGGGGTTGAGTGCATTTATCAAGGGGTGCTGCTCGCAAGTCATTCTGACACACACACACTACTGAGTCGTCCTGATATTCTCATCAAAAAACCAGGACAATCGCGCTTTGGAGATTGGATGTACGTTCCGGGTAATATTGAACTGGGTAAGCGTCCTAAACAGGAGTATCAGGTCGTAGCAGCATTTCACGCTTATGTGTTGGCGACGGTGCAACAAATTGACGTGGAAACAGCTTGGCTCATATTGCGTGGGAAAGAAGCTGGTTATCCTGTGGATCTAGCGAAATGGATGCCACAAATGCAGCACATTCTGGATGAGTGTATTCAAACTCTAGAAACAGACGAAGCTCCTGAGGTCTTCATCTCTCGTCAACGTTGCAGTCTTTGCCCTTGGTACAGTCATTGTTATGGAGTCGCACAATCCCAGAAACATCTCTCTTTGTTACCAGGAGTGACACCAATTCGCTACACACAACTGCAAGCGTTGGATATAACAACAGTAGAATCTTTGGCGAAAACTCATCCCACTGAACTGGAACGCTTACCCGGTTTTGACAGATCAGTAGCACCTAAGCTTGTATTACAAGCAAAATCTATCCTGGAAAACCGTCCGCTCATTATACCATACCTGCCATCAACGAAAAAATTTATTGTAGACTCTTGTGCTGTGAACACTCCTGTTTGCCTCGATAAAGCGACACATACTGATGCAAACTCTACACAGGGGGCTTTTTCTGGGGAAGATATCCTATTGACAGCCCCTGTAGAGATATTTTTTGATATTGAGGCGCAACCAGACTTAAATTTAAATTACCTGTTGGGGGTTTTGGTTGTTGACAGGCTAGCCAAAACAGAACAGTTTTATTCTTTTTTGGCAGAAAACCAAGAAGAAGAAAATGTTATTTGGCAACAATTTCTGGATTTGGTTTGGGAACATCCAGATGCACCAATTTATCATTTTTGTGTTTACGAATTTGATACTGTCAAACGACTAGCAAAGCTTTACCACACTCCCCACACTTCTGTGTTACCTGTGCTGCGTCGGTTTGTGGATGTATATGAGATTTTAACACAAAGCGTGACGTTGCCTGTAGAAAGTTATGCTTTAAAAACAATTGCTCGATGGTTAGGGTTTAACTGGCGTGATGCAGAAGCGAGCGGTGCGAAATGTATTTACTGGTATGATGAGTGGTTAAAAACGGGCGATCGCTCCTTACTAGAAATTATCCAACGTTACAACGAAGACGACTGCCGCGCAACTCGCAGTGTGAAAGACTGGCTCGTAAACTTTCTTCAAAATAGTCATGATGAGTGAGTGCTTAAGCGTTTACTACAAGTCAATGACCAAGTTAATTGCTAGCGTGATATCGTGTTTGTGATTTTCACAGTTCAGCAATAATTGACAATGCAGTTCATTAGAAAATTTTTGAAGTTTCCACGAATTATTTGGTTTTTTATTCCAATTCTAATTATCGGTGTCTTTTTCATCTTCATCAATGTACCTGCCCCAACTTTTCCAATAACTGGAATAGATTTTATAGGTTCTGCGACTTTCCCCACAGGTTCCTCTTTCCAAAAAACCCCAATGGGAGGGTTTTCAGGAATGACATACGATGCCAAAAAACAACTTTATTACATAATATCTGATGACCGCAGTGAAAAAGCTGCTGCTCGCTTCTACACACTAAAATTTGACCTAAACAATGGAACATTAACAGATGGTAGCGTTGTACCTGTTGGTGTCACTACACTATTAAATGAAAGCAATCAACCTTTTCCTGCTGGTAGCATCGATCCAGAAGGTATCGCCTTAACGAACAAAGATACTGTGTATATTTCTTCTGAAGGCGATACTAGAAAACAGATAAAACCTTTTATTAAACAATTTTCAATATCTTCTGGAAAAGAACTAACTACACTACCAATTTCTAATAAGTTTTTGCCAGACAAAAGCGGTAAACAAGGTATTCGTAACAATTTAGCCTTTGAATCTCTCACCATTACACCAAACGAAAAGTCTCTGTTTACAGCGACGGAAAATGCTCTTCTTCAAGATGGTTCAGAGGCTCAACCAAAAATTGGTAGTCATTGCCGCATTTTGCAATACAATTTGCTCACACAACAGCTAGAAAAAGAATTTCTTTACCAGACTGAATCAGTCACACCCTTTTTGAATATTTCTCCTCGATTTTCTAGTGGATTAACTGATTTAGTTGCACTTGATAATCAAGGTCATTTTCTGAGTATAGAGCGGACTTTTACTGGCTTAGGGTTTTCTGTTGCACTGTTTCAGATTTCCTTAAAAGGTGCTGATAATATCCACAATATCAATAGCCTTTTAGCTGTTGATATCAACAAAATCAAACCTATTCAGAAAAAACTGCTTTTAGATTTGAGACAACTAGATGTAGCGCTAGACAATATTGAAGGCTTAACTCTCGGTTCTAAATTCCCTGACGGTCAGCCTTCATTAATCCTTGTCAGCGACAACAACTTTAATACTCTTCAGCGAACCCAAATACTCGCTTTTAAACTCAAGATTGAACCACCACTCATGAGATTTTTCCGGCGTCTCATCCCTAGTTTTAATCGCTCATAACACAATACAATAGACTTCTAGAAAAAATAAGATTTATGAATTTTTGAACCACAGATGCACACAGATAAACACAGATAAATATCAATACCGTTCAGATAAGACCAGAATCTTTATCAGGAACACAATGTAGAGACGCGCCATGGCGCGTCTCTACACACGTGGATTTTTTACACATCAACCTTAACTGAACCGTATTGAGATAAATATCAGTTTTTATCTGTTTTACATTTTACTTTTTACTTGTTGTGACCCCGCATCGTTTTTGACCAAATAAACAATTCGCCATTTTCGCCACCTGCAGCAAGTTGCTGACCTTGAGGATGCCAAGCGAGACTTGAAAACCCAGATGACACACCTGTGAGAATCTGGGAGACTTCCTTTGCTTCTTTCCACAAACAAATCCAGCCATCAGCAGCAGCGGAAGCCAGAAGGAAGCTTTTAGGTGCAAAGGCGATCGCTTGAATGATACCAACATGATTCGTTAAAACTCTTGCTTCCCAACCTAAGGAATCATCAGCCTGCTTTTCCCACACCACAATACCGTCAACACTGCAACAAGCAAGCAGAGGTGCGCCTTGCTGGATCGTCATTTGTGACCATGCAAGTTGGCGAATTTTGCCAGGAAAGCCTCGCATCACCCAAGGTTGAGGGTCGTTACTAGAAATTAATAGGTGTGATTCCACAACGGTAATGGTGCGATCCATATTCCCAGAGGCAAGGAATTTGCCATCCGGCGACCAGGCAATAGCTAAACTAGCAGAAGGTATTTCTAGGATGTACGGGTCATCATTCCAATTTTGGCAGTCCCATACCTTTGCTCCCTGATAACCGCAAATGGCTAGGTATTGTCCATCACAACGCCAATCGATACCTAATACCGAAGAGTTATCAAAATTCAATGTCACAACTATCTCGCGAGTATCAGCGTCCCACACTTGGACGTAACGCCCCAAGCTGAAAGCCAGGAAATGATTGGTAGGACTCCACGCCAGCTTATCAACCCAAGCAGGGGCATTTTCCAATGTGGCGATTAATTCACTTTCTCGCCAAATTTTCACCTTTCCATCCTGTCCCCCAACAGCTAAAAATTGCCCATTTTTAGAAAAGGCAACACAGTCTACTGATTCACCTTTTCCAGTCTGCAAAGTTGCTAAGTCGTCATCCCGCCACAGCAGGACTTCACCAGCAGCAGAAGTGGCTGTTAAGGTTGTACCTTCTGGGGACCAGGCGATCGCAGTGACATAATCGCAAAGCGTCCCCGAATATTTCTCTTTAAATTCCTTAGAGTTGAGGGTTGAGGGGTTCATGGTTGTGTTAAGAGGAGTGGAGGGAGTTGGGCAAGTTGGGGGAGTGGAGGCGTGAAGGCGTGGGGGAGTTAAGAGGAGTAACCGACTATTTCTTCTTTCCCCCCTCTCCCACTCTCCCCTCCCCGTTTCCTCTTCCCCCCCATCTCTTCTTCATACCAAGCAAGCCAGGAAATCTTGCCTAAGTTGGGCTTCATCTAGGTTACGACCAATGAAAACCAGTTCATTTTTGCGGGTTTCGTCTGGTTTCCACAGGCGATCAGGTTTGCCATCAAACAACATATGCACTCCTTGGAACACAAAGCGGTTATCTTCCCCAGCGATATTCAAAATGCCCTTCATGCGGAAGATATCTGGTCCTTGGGTTTGCAGTAACTTTCCCATCCAATTATTTAGCTGGTCGCCATCCAATGCACCTTCTGCCACTAACGCCACAGAATAGACACTTTCGTCATGTTCGTGGGCATCTTCGCCTAGGAATTCTGGGTCAATTTCTAAGGCGCGGTTGAGGTCAAAGGCTTTAACACCCAACAGGGCATCCATCGATAGTTCAGAATTGCGGGTACGGTAGATTTTTGCCATTGCATTCATCCCCCGAATCCGCTTTTCTAGCTCATTGAGCTGTTCTGGTGTCACCAAATCGGTTTTATTGAGTAGAATCACATCAGCAAAGGCAATCTGTTCTTGTGCTTCCTCCGCATCCCAGTGCTGCCATATATGCTTGGCATCTACCACCGTTACCACAGCATCTAACTCCAGCTTTTCCCGCATATCTTCATCCATGAAGAACGTCTGAATAACTGGCGCGGGGTCAGCTAAACCAGTGGTTTCTATGACTAAGTGGTCGAATTTATCACGGCGTTTCATCAAATTACCGATGATGCGAATCAAGTCGCCGCGCACCGTACAACAGATGCAGCCGTTGTTCATCTCAAAGATTTCTTCATCTGTATCGATAACTAATTGATTATCGATACCCACTTCTCCAAACTCGTTGACAATCACAGCGACTTTCAAGCCATGTTCGTGAGTCAGGATGTGATTTAGAAGTGTCGTTTTACCTGCTCCCAAATAGCCAGTCAGAACAGTAACGGGAACTGAATCTGTTATTACGTCAGCTACCATGCCCTCGCCTCTTTTATTCTAGATAATCATTATCGCCTATCTTAATCGTTTTATATTTTAATGACGACTTGTAGTTGAATTAAATTCTAGAAAAATCATCATCCAACTACAAATAATTCTAATTTCCTGAAGATAATAAAAAATTCTGAACTGCTTTAACAATAGCTTGTGGGTATTCCTCATACATTCCCAACGAACCAGGAAGAACGACTGTTTGTACGCCCCCTAAAGCTGTCAAAGCATCCATTTCTGCACGGGATTGAGGAGGACTCGATTCTCCAATAACCACCATCAACGGTACAGACAAACCTTGAACAAGCGCTAGAAAATCAGCTTGGTTGTCTACAGCATCGAGAGTGCCGGTGACAAACGCGGCGGGAGCATATCTTCCCCCTGGCTGTTGAGTATTACGCCATTTGTACTGGATGAACTCGGGTGTGAGTTTTGCCGCATCAACGTAGACGTGGCGACGATACATAAAAAAGAGGGTAAGGTGTTGAGCTTGTAAAGAATTTGACCAATGAAAGGCGATCGCACCAATTCTCTGACTGTCCCAGCTATTTGTGGATTTACCCCCATAACTCGTAGGGGACCGCGCCAAGTGGGAGCTACCAAAACAATACGCGAAAATACTGATGGTCTTTTATTTGCCAGTTGCAGAACATAAGCTGCGCTATGACCAGCTGCAACAACTGTGACTGGTGTATTAAAGACAGAGGTGACAAAATCTTCCAGAAATTGCTGATACAAAGGTGGTCCATAATTTACTGCAAGCCGCGAAGATTGCCCAAAACCAGGCCAATCCACTGCGACTACTTGAAAATAGGGTGAGAGTAACTTGCCTATCTCGCCCATTTCTGAACGCATGGAAACGGTACTAAAAGCTGGAAGTAGCAAGAGTGGTGAACCTTTTCCCAGACTTTCATAAACAACGCGCAATTGCTGGTTTTCCCACTTCCAGAAATATTCTTGAACCACTCCACCAATCTCGCTATTGGGAGCAGATAATAAGTTGGTTGACATAACAAAATATTTTCTTATAAAGTTTGGTTATTTCAGTTTTCTTATTAGTCAATAGTCGGCAGTCCATAGTCTAAAATGCAGAGTCTTCTACTATCGACTATTGACTATTGACTATATGCTAGCCATTAGCTATTAACTGACACTCCAAAGCTTTTTTCTGCATGGTTTTAAAAATGTTGTAAAATCCATTAGCTCGAGAGGGGGTCAGACTGACATTTAAACCAGTTTCTTGAATAAAATCTGGAGTCAGTTGCACAATTTCACTCGGGGTGAGTCCATTTAACCCTTCGACCAAAAGCCCTACTAATCCTTTGGTTAATTGAGAATCAGAATCACCTTGGAATATGACTTTACCGTCCTCCAGAGTCGCTGTCACATGAACTTGGGAAACGCAGCCAGAAACTTTGTTTTCTGGGACTTTGTCAGCTTCTGGAAACTCCTTGAGCCGCTGACCATACCAGATGAGCTGTTCGTAACGTCGCTTCGGCTCAGAGGCGCGTTGGAAGCGTTGGACAATTTTAGCAAGATTTGGTGGTAAGGAATCAATGGTAGAGGACATAACAGAGGTACGAACTATGAATTTACATCACCTTGAGTTTAAATTATCTTCACGGTGCTTGCTCCTTGACCTGTTTCTAGCGTAGCAGCTAGCCCTTACAGATGCCATTCACTCTTTGTGCTTGTAAGTTGAGGCATTTTAACCCTGCAAAGCTATTGAATTCATTTTGGCTCAAATGGTATTCATTTAGCAGAAAAAGTAAGAGGTTTTCTATTAAGAATTGCCAAAAAATGTTAACTATCTTTGGTCATATTTATAGTATTTGTATTTAGGTATTTGCCAAACCTAGAACTGGGTTGATTGTTCTTTTGCATACAATGACACAATTAATAAAGAGCCAGAGAATAGACTTCCTAGCTCTTTCATAGTCATTTTTCTCGCTTATCAACTATCCTGCCACAGGAGCCAGACCGCGCATTTGACGAATACCATTGATGCAAGCTACGCAATCGCAACCATATTTGGCTATGGCTGCTTCGCTTTCTTCATCAGTAAATTCTAGTTCTTCGGCAATTTGATTTTGCTCGCCTTGGGATGGTGCTGCGAATTCTACGACAGATGAACCAGC
The sequence above is a segment of the Mastigocladopsis repens PCC 10914 genome. Coding sequences within it:
- a CDS encoding TM0106 family RecB-like putative nuclease — translated: MLINAELLLQYQRCKRRPFLDIHGDKSWRENGNDLLLKLYQDKVAHQMSVLTQFTYQQPQYRHGRWKAGEAATLELMQQGVECIYQGVLLASHSDTHTLLSRPDILIKKPGQSRFGDWMYVPGNIELGKRPKQEYQVVAAFHAYVLATVQQIDVETAWLILRGKEAGYPVDLAKWMPQMQHILDECIQTLETDEAPEVFISRQRCSLCPWYSHCYGVAQSQKHLSLLPGVTPIRYTQLQALDITTVESLAKTHPTELERLPGFDRSVAPKLVLQAKSILENRPLIIPYLPSTKKFIVDSCAVNTPVCLDKATHTDANSTQGAFSGEDILLTAPVEIFFDIEAQPDLNLNYLLGVLVVDRLAKTEQFYSFLAENQEEENVIWQQFLDLVWEHPDAPIYHFCVYEFDTVKRLAKLYHTPHTSVLPVLRRFVDVYEILTQSVTLPVESYALKTIARWLGFNWRDAEASGAKCIYWYDEWLKTGDRSLLEIIQRYNEDDCRATRSVKDWLVNFLQNSHDE
- a CDS encoding aminotransferase class V-fold PLP-dependent enzyme; protein product: MTSISASPTKLHHHRQLFPGLVNKTYFNYGGQGPMPQTALDAITHAQAYIQQIGPFGTEVNRWIVQEAKAARNAIASELSVPAQTITLTEDVTVGCNIAMWGLDWRSGDHILLSDCEHPGIIATAQEIARRFAVVVTTCPLMATLNEGNPVDVIAQHLLPNTRLVILSHVLWNTGQVLPIDKIAELCLFHSVRLLIDAAQSVGSMSLNLTELGADFYAFTGHKWLCGPGGVGGLYVRPEVRDSLKPTFIGWRGVISDSKAKPVDWQPDGQRYEVATSNYPLYTGFREAITVHQQWGTAEERYQQICRKSEYLWRQLQTISDVKCLRTSPPESGLVSFELTTQTPDASRQLVVFLESQGLFTRTIADPDCVRACVHYFTLESEIDQLVEGIQRFCQM
- a CDS encoding WD40 repeat domain-containing protein, which produces MNPSTLNSKEFKEKYSGTLCDYVTAIAWSPEGTTLTATSAAGEVLLWRDDDLATLQTGKGESVDCVAFSKNGQFLAVGGQDGKVKIWRESELIATLENAPAWVDKLAWSPTNHFLAFSLGRYVQVWDADTREIVVTLNFDNSSVLGIDWRCDGQYLAICGYQGAKVWDCQNWNDDPYILEIPSASLAIAWSPDGKFLASGNMDRTITVVESHLLISSNDPQPWVMRGFPGKIRQLAWSQMTIQQGAPLLACCSVDGIVVWEKQADDSLGWEARVLTNHVGIIQAIAFAPKSFLLASAAADGWICLWKEAKEVSQILTGVSSGFSSLAWHPQGQQLAAGGENGELFIWSKTMRGHNK
- a CDS encoding esterase-like activity of phytase family protein; amino-acid sequence: MQFIRKFLKFPRIIWFFIPILIIGVFFIFINVPAPTFPITGIDFIGSATFPTGSSFQKTPMGGFSGMTYDAKKQLYYIISDDRSEKAAARFYTLKFDLNNGTLTDGSVVPVGVTTLLNESNQPFPAGSIDPEGIALTNKDTVYISSEGDTRKQIKPFIKQFSISSGKELTTLPISNKFLPDKSGKQGIRNNLAFESLTITPNEKSLFTATENALLQDGSEAQPKIGSHCRILQYNLLTQQLEKEFLYQTESVTPFLNISPRFSSGLTDLVALDNQGHFLSIERTFTGLGFSVALFQISLKGADNIHNINSLLAVDINKIKPIQKKLLLDLRQLDVALDNIEGLTLGSKFPDGQPSLILVSDNNFNTLQRTQILAFKLKIEPPLMRFFRRLIPSFNRS
- a CDS encoding CobW family GTP-binding protein, with product MVADVITDSVPVTVLTGYLGAGKTTLLNHILTHEHGLKVAVIVNEFGEVGIDNQLVIDTDEEIFEMNNGCICCTVRGDLIRIIGNLMKRRDKFDHLVIETTGLADPAPVIQTFFMDEDMREKLELDAVVTVVDAKHIWQHWDAEEAQEQIAFADVILLNKTDLVTPEQLNELEKRIRGMNAMAKIYRTRNSELSMDALLGVKAFDLNRALEIDPEFLGEDAHEHDESVYSVALVAEGALDGDQLNNWMGKLLQTQGPDIFRMKGILNIAGEDNRFVFQGVHMLFDGKPDRLWKPDETRKNELVFIGRNLDEAQLRQDFLACLV
- a CDS encoding SufE family protein, with the translated sequence MSSTIDSLPPNLAKIVQRFQRASEPKRRYEQLIWYGQRLKEFPEADKVPENKVSGCVSQVHVTATLEDGKVIFQGDSDSQLTKGLVGLLVEGLNGLTPSEIVQLTPDFIQETGLNVSLTPSRANGFYNIFKTMQKKALECQLIANG